The Streptomyces sp. NBC_01353 genome contains a region encoding:
- a CDS encoding translation initiation factor 2 → MTERDGITIGTLETPCHIFEGDGTRPIHEDNVTIIYEPGLRRVSLPMEVQRWRQDIEAEQKRRQAAGERFAWNNPRFAVESVLVSRTDEEEAPQVRISLCDADYYDFLATSINLDEPLRRGEPATLRSQYLKDSDPVGAPSFLSCSFGVNVAVETGRDGKMVFARRSVTVEGHNKERWNSSVNEGLAAIHDVPKDGRPISLASVAHRALREELAVQDEDAVELELLAFALDLRNHQWAAFYRAVLPDLSSEDLVSRRSKGVEDKWEHDQFRFVPADPDSVLDFILEKDKVWTPCGPALFYLALVRAAVLARGGNPSGRLDVEAAERRAVERLRGSAQM, encoded by the coding sequence ATGACTGAACGCGACGGAATCACCATCGGCACCTTGGAGACGCCCTGTCACATCTTCGAAGGTGACGGCACCCGCCCGATCCACGAGGACAACGTCACGATCATCTACGAGCCGGGGCTCCGCCGCGTGAGCCTCCCCATGGAAGTCCAGCGGTGGCGCCAGGACATCGAGGCCGAACAGAAGCGCAGGCAGGCGGCGGGCGAGCGCTTCGCCTGGAACAACCCGCGCTTCGCCGTCGAAAGCGTCCTCGTCTCACGGACCGACGAGGAGGAGGCGCCCCAGGTCCGGATCAGCCTGTGCGACGCGGACTACTACGACTTCCTCGCCACGTCCATCAACCTGGACGAGCCGCTTCGGCGCGGCGAGCCGGCCACCCTGCGCTCCCAGTACCTCAAGGACTCCGACCCGGTGGGCGCGCCCTCGTTCCTCTCCTGCAGCTTCGGCGTCAACGTGGCCGTCGAGACGGGCCGGGACGGGAAGATGGTCTTCGCACGCCGAAGCGTGACGGTGGAGGGCCACAACAAGGAGCGCTGGAACTCCTCCGTCAACGAGGGGCTCGCCGCGATCCACGACGTCCCCAAGGACGGCAGGCCCATCAGCCTGGCCTCCGTGGCCCACCGCGCGCTGCGGGAGGAGCTCGCCGTCCAGGACGAGGACGCGGTCGAGCTGGAACTGCTGGCCTTCGCGCTCGACCTGCGGAACCACCAGTGGGCCGCCTTCTACCGGGCCGTACTCCCCGACCTCAGCTCCGAGGACCTCGTGTCCCGTCGGAGCAAGGGCGTCGAGGACAAGTGGGAGCACGACCAGTTCCGGTTCGTCCCGGCCGATCCCGACAGCGTGCTCGACTTCATCCTGGAGAAGGACAAGGTGTGGACCCCCTGCGGGCCCGCCCTCTTCTACCTGGCCCTCGTCCGCGCGGCCGTCCTCGCCCGCGGCGGCAACCCGTCGGGTCGACTGGACGTGGAGGCGGCGGAGCGGCGGGCGGTGGAGCGGCTGCGGGGCTCCGCGCAGATGTAG
- a CDS encoding LPXTG cell wall anchor domain-containing protein, producing MKLRPAATVAATTAALFLAAPAAARAAESPADLPSCTDVSTAYGDYEQKSLTAKVDVVAAALVAGAGWQPVKGSVTNIGAEDLPGVVVGGYPWRQDEFPEYQLGDYVKAQVKAADGSWRDLGTDRANVDRIALLKAGETRRYELRVQAVAKLPADLTWAEFAFSGEFADVYRYPDTGKEVDCRGSAHANDNFAIKHSPDTGPTPTKTPTKTPAPTSTPTRTATPTAGPTATPAVTAPTTATPSATPSATHAPNTGGRLAETGSSGTATLAVIGGAVVVLGAAAVLFGRRRNR from the coding sequence ATGAAGCTGCGCCCGGCCGCCACCGTGGCCGCCACCACCGCCGCACTGTTCCTCGCCGCACCCGCCGCCGCACGAGCGGCGGAGTCCCCGGCGGATCTGCCGTCCTGCACGGACGTCTCGACCGCCTATGGGGACTACGAGCAGAAGTCGCTCACCGCGAAGGTGGACGTGGTCGCCGCCGCCCTCGTCGCGGGCGCCGGCTGGCAGCCGGTCAAGGGCTCGGTGACCAACATCGGGGCCGAGGACCTGCCGGGCGTCGTGGTGGGCGGGTACCCCTGGCGCCAGGACGAGTTCCCGGAGTACCAGCTGGGCGATTATGTGAAAGCACAGGTGAAGGCGGCCGACGGTAGCTGGCGCGACCTGGGGACGGATCGGGCGAACGTCGACAGGATCGCGCTGCTGAAGGCCGGTGAGACCAGGCGCTACGAGCTGCGCGTCCAGGCGGTCGCCAAGCTGCCCGCCGACCTCACCTGGGCGGAGTTCGCCTTCTCCGGGGAGTTCGCGGACGTCTACCGCTACCCGGACACCGGCAAGGAAGTCGACTGCCGGGGATCCGCCCACGCCAACGACAACTTCGCGATCAAGCACTCCCCGGACACCGGGCCGACCCCGACCAAGACCCCGACCAAGACCCCGGCTCCGACCTCCACCCCGACGCGGACCGCCACTCCGACCGCCGGACCGACGGCGACCCCGGCCGTGACCGCGCCGACGACCGCGACCCCGTCGGCCACACCCTCGGCCACCCACGCGCCGAACACCGGCGGCCGGCTCGCCGAGACCGGCTCCTCGGGCACGGCCACGCTCGCCGTCATCGGCGGCGCGGTCGTCGTCCTCGGCGCGGCGGCGGTGCTCTTCGGCCGCCGCCGCAACCGCTGA
- a CDS encoding VOC family protein produces MACRISELVIDCVDAERLAAFWSEVLGYVELGREDDGSIEIGPLDAGSGGLPTLVLSPSSDPRTGKLRLHIDVNATDRDQDAELERLLALGARPVDVGQTGDESWHTLADPEGNEFCLLRARLQPL; encoded by the coding sequence ATGGCATGCCGCATCAGTGAACTGGTCATCGACTGCGTCGACGCCGAACGGCTCGCCGCGTTCTGGAGCGAGGTCCTCGGCTACGTCGAACTCGGCCGGGAGGACGACGGATCCATCGAGATCGGGCCGCTCGACGCCGGCTCCGGCGGCCTGCCCACCCTCGTCCTCAGCCCCAGCAGCGACCCGCGGACCGGGAAGCTCCGACTGCACATCGACGTCAACGCCACCGACCGCGACCAGGACGCCGAACTGGAGCGGCTGCTCGCCCTCGGCGCCAGGCCCGTAGACGTCGGCCAGACGGGCGACGAGAGCTGGCACACCCTGGCCGACCCGGAAGGCAACGAGTTCTGCCTCCTGCGCGCCCGCCTCCAGCCCCTCTGA
- a CDS encoding glycosyltransferase family 87 protein, which yields MTQQKADLLGGAPPQEGPDPAPSDPAVPHQQKDLADGRGAAARALDRAARHADAWAATWSTGRSLAAIGTVWALTRIVMVYLLVQDDIGVSNVSSEVEFLYPRWYQQLADGSFPVGDVTWQYPPGAGLLFLSPSLLPFLDYFAAFLVLTLVADAVVTVALARPGRRLGGAWLWTAGLPMLLNLPHGRFDIQVTALAVLALLAGRRRPRLGGALAAFGALIKVWPLLTLVGMERGRTTRDAWVSAAAAAAALLTVLAVAFRHSFDFLQQQGARGVQIESLGGTVLSLMRASGMPIWVETRYGALEFTGQHVATVAQLSLMLTAAAFGWLMFWRGRASRWTEATPFDAALTAILLFTITSRVISPQYMVWLLGLAAVCLTSRLTTQRPVAWVLLAATAVTAFAYPLHYLEVMQGTALGNTLMVARNGLLLAAAVLSCRRLWTATARDPDQTDRSTLESSTPLH from the coding sequence ATGACGCAGCAGAAGGCCGACCTTCTGGGCGGCGCTCCTCCCCAGGAGGGCCCGGACCCGGCCCCCAGCGACCCGGCCGTCCCCCATCAGCAGAAAGACCTGGCCGACGGCCGAGGTGCGGCGGCGCGTGCCCTGGACAGGGCGGCCCGGCACGCCGATGCCTGGGCCGCGACCTGGTCCACCGGCAGGTCGCTCGCGGCGATCGGGACGGTCTGGGCCCTGACCCGGATCGTCATGGTGTACCTGCTGGTCCAGGACGACATCGGCGTCAGCAACGTCTCGTCCGAGGTGGAGTTCCTCTACCCGCGGTGGTACCAGCAGCTGGCCGACGGCTCCTTCCCGGTCGGCGACGTCACCTGGCAGTACCCGCCGGGCGCCGGTCTGCTGTTCCTCTCCCCGTCGCTGCTTCCCTTCCTCGACTACTTCGCGGCGTTCCTCGTGCTCACGCTCGTCGCCGACGCCGTGGTCACGGTGGCCCTGGCCCGCCCCGGCCGCAGGCTCGGCGGCGCCTGGCTGTGGACCGCCGGGCTGCCCATGCTCCTGAACCTGCCGCACGGGCGGTTCGACATCCAGGTGACGGCCCTCGCCGTCCTCGCGCTGCTCGCCGGCCGCCGCCGGCCGCGCCTCGGCGGGGCGCTCGCCGCGTTCGGGGCCCTGATCAAGGTGTGGCCGCTGCTCACCCTGGTGGGCATGGAGCGGGGCCGTACCACCAGGGACGCCTGGGTGTCCGCCGCCGCGGCCGCCGCGGCGCTGCTGACCGTCCTCGCCGTCGCCTTCAGGCACAGCTTCGACTTCCTGCAGCAGCAGGGCGCCCGGGGTGTGCAGATCGAGTCGCTGGGCGGCACGGTGCTGTCGCTGATGCGGGCGTCGGGGATGCCGATCTGGGTCGAAACCCGCTACGGCGCGCTGGAGTTCACCGGTCAGCACGTGGCGACCGTGGCGCAGCTGTCGCTGATGCTGACGGCCGCCGCGTTCGGGTGGCTGATGTTCTGGCGGGGCCGGGCCTCGCGGTGGACGGAGGCGACACCGTTCGACGCGGCCCTCACCGCGATCCTGCTGTTCACGATCACCAGCCGGGTGATCAGCCCGCAGTACATGGTCTGGCTGCTGGGCCTGGCGGCGGTCTGCCTCACCTCCCGGCTCACCACGCAGCGCCCGGTGGCCTGGGTCCTGCTCGCCGCGACAGCCGTGACGGCGTTCGCGTACCCGCTCCACTATCTGGAGGTCATGCAGGGTACGGCCCTGGGCAACACCCTCATGGTCGCCCGCAACGGCCTCCTGCTCGCGGCAGCCGTCCTCTCCTGCCGCCGCCTGTGGACGGCGACAGCCCGAGACCCCGACCAGACCGATCGCTCGACGCTCGAGTCGTCCACGCCCCTACACTGA
- a CDS encoding calcium-binding protein codes for MRLRALFRTGLAATLAVGGLAAAALVAPTAQAATGNLRITNVVVNGGKDIVLGTAAKKVTVTVTVSEDSPLTDVWLGLQQQFGDDLKFYAHGEATCSGTGMVKTCSRALTFDPRSDQITNTSAGPNGWQAYAQVDAKDGDFQSGYYPSVGLRRQTVVTMDAGPEPVRKGAALTVSGRLTAANWNTNTWTALSGQSVQLQYCAYPCKAYTTVRTVKTSSTGHLKSSLTASADGYWRWYYPATTWAQPYISNADFLDVR; via the coding sequence ATGCGCCTGCGCGCGCTCTTCCGTACCGGCCTCGCGGCCACTCTGGCCGTCGGTGGCCTGGCCGCCGCCGCCCTCGTCGCGCCGACCGCCCAGGCCGCCACCGGCAATCTGCGGATCACCAACGTCGTCGTCAACGGCGGCAAGGACATCGTTCTCGGCACGGCGGCGAAGAAGGTGACGGTCACCGTCACCGTCAGCGAGGACTCCCCGCTGACCGACGTATGGCTGGGGCTGCAGCAGCAGTTCGGCGACGACCTGAAGTTCTACGCCCATGGCGAAGCCACCTGCTCCGGCACGGGCATGGTGAAGACCTGCTCCCGCGCCCTCACCTTCGACCCGCGCTCGGACCAGATCACCAACACGTCGGCGGGCCCCAACGGCTGGCAGGCCTACGCCCAGGTGGACGCCAAGGACGGGGACTTCCAGAGCGGGTACTACCCGTCCGTCGGCCTGCGTCGGCAGACGGTCGTGACGATGGACGCCGGCCCCGAGCCGGTACGCAAGGGCGCCGCCCTCACCGTCTCGGGCCGGCTCACCGCCGCCAACTGGAACACCAACACCTGGACCGCCCTGTCCGGGCAGTCGGTCCAGCTGCAGTACTGCGCGTACCCGTGCAAGGCGTACACCACCGTGCGGACCGTGAAGACGAGCTCCACCGGTCACCTGAAGAGCTCGCTCACGGCCTCCGCGGACGGCTACTGGCGTTGGTACTACCCGGCCACGACCTGGGCGCAGCCCTACATCTCGAACGCCGACTTCCTCGACGTGCGCTAG